One Styela clava chromosome 4, kaStyClav1.hap1.2, whole genome shotgun sequence genomic window, gcaacttgcccaggcctggactacacggacaactcaccaggcctagggtggtgtagccagtctgcggacaatttcattcaaaccgctataaaacaaaaaccaatatatctaacccgttaattttttcaccgtgggtgcattggcggcatttattccacacgctaaacctcgtattaactttctgcgacaaagggttaaagctatacaaatccccaaagtacggcactcgaaagacgtatttgcgaccgaacgaccagtgtgcgaccacggatttcaagccttgatcatcgtttctgctgcgtcgagaatatcgcatacgcagccatacagcaatcaaacagacaaaacacggtggtcgcaaattggttgacaaagatattataggatatatttcaagaacacggttatttcgaacaaaactcgttaaattataaacaaagcaccacatcacagcaatcaaacagacgaaaacacggtggccgcaaattggttgacaaagatattatcgacgtatcggaaatgcacaccccctattccccctccttcaaatgtagaaacgcgaaactttcaaatatagttaaaagaaacacaactctacccacctgacaagtttcatctttttatttctcatatttgtatggattttcaagcttttgacagctacgagttagttcagtgtcaccgcgctgtgttacggtaccagaacttctctatctttagaaggtcctgtcttgtgacagcgtgaattgaaattgcaagatggtccgttggacacaaaatggcgtccgatatccatagaacgtttagtgacgtcatagcaaacaaaaacaaatcttacagagctaacagaaatatttgaaataaataaaagtaatagccttctggagaaaaatttcatcttcaaccactgaaaatttcaaagcaattagtccagtaatcaaatagaaaagcgactttttaaaaacgtgtcaaggaacaagaacaagaacaagaacaacaacaacaacaacataatattgaaacgatcgttatgtccactacgtgtccaacaacaacaacataatattgaaacgatcgttatgtccactacgtgtccaaaaaataaataaataaaattcaacgCATACTTTTTCCCGGTGGAGGGAAGTCGCGGTGAACCAAATCTGGGTATGGAGCAGAGGCACTCAAAGTTCAATATCTAGTTCATCTCCAAATTTATAAGGTCGGAAATTACGTTTTCAGAACACTGTTGGGTATGGCCAAGGCAGCTGAATCACCGACAGCTTCCACTAGCAAATATAGCTGACAAGGAAGATCTCTTAAATGAGGCCCCATAGTCTACTCTATAATGACTATACAAAAGCAAATTATATCATATACCTTTACGTTTGAACGTGATATTCGCACAAACTTCTATGGGAAAATCGTATAAACGATCGATACGGGATATTGCTCTAGAGAGAACTTtaataaaatcgtgttagcatATTTATGAATCATTATGCAATTTCGATTATGCTAATGAGAGTGAAATTGTCCTTTTTAATAACAAAGGGGTTTTATTTGCATATATAAACGAACGCTTAGAGCACAACCGGTAATCTCAGAATTGCATCTTGGCgaaaacgtattttttatctGTGTTAAAAATACGAACGAAttgtataaaataaacaaagttgGCTTGAATCCACTGCGAAGAATAGATGCTTTTTATGGACTCTTGTCATTTTAGTCCTTTTTGCTGAGTTTACTTACCTATTCTGAAAATAGATAACTTGACTTTCTGTTAACTAAAACGgatttagtttttgttttgttagcAATGTGCTTTTGCATTAAATCATAATAATGCCAGATACATTTGCCATTGTTTCAAGTCTCTTGAGCTTGCTTTTTATATTGACGGTTTGTGTTGGACAGGAATACAGCTCGACTGGAAGACAGACAGTTTCACTTCCAGTGGGtaagttttttaaaattgtttttagaAGAATTGAACTATCAACTCCTACTTTGATGAAAATTGTTTAGTGAGGTGGTATGTTCTCTGTAAAACTTGCTGAAATGAATCCACgaataattatataaatagtCAATTTACACTTTTGTGCACAATACATCACTGTAAAGTCATTGAAATCATTTCTTTAAACTATCCAGGAACTATATTTCCAAAAAGCATACCCGAAGTCGAATCAGTTTTCAAGTTTGTTCTCCGAAATTATAACTCTCGAGCTCTGTCAACAGGAAATGTTTTCGGTTTCAATTCTCCCGTTCTGCGATTTCAAGCCTACCTACAAAACGCACAGCCCAACGACAGCTACGGTTTGGTGAAAGAATGTAAGATATGTTACTACCTATGTATTTACAATTTGTGGGaagatattaatatatatttcaaataggaatttcattttgtaatatattatttatatatatagaacaTTCGTCGTGTCCAGGGCAGTGCCGACAAGCCTATGTAAATGAGCAGACGATAAAATATCATCGTCTtacgaaatttttattttttggtcgGTTTCCATGAAACTTGGGGTTACATTCCGCACGGCACTTTCGATCGAATACACTTTTTTACTCGTGACGTCAGGCTGCTGAAACTAATGGGAATGAATCGTGGCCACATGAATCAAGTCTTGGACGTGATGTCCATTAGTGGTTAATACCCACCGAACAAAACGacacaataatatttttctcagaATTTTATAATATCgatatacaaataataaaatctatatGAGACTGCATTTCTGCTATAGAGATTGTAATAGACATAGATTCGGATGGTATTGCAAGGAGCTTTGCGGGACATTAACGAATATTTAAgttcatttatttctttttgaagtttgcaaTCACATCACGCAAGAAGCGTTTGCGGTACTTGGAAGATTTGAACAGAACACTAAAAATGTTGCCAAACGTTATTCAGAATCATTCAATATTCCATGGATCTCGACCGGGTATGTTATCAATACGATTTTTACGGCTTTTCGAgtgattttatttcgaaatatttatgatttgttttatttgttactGAACTATTTTGcacctttttttttaaacaaacatGTATAACCGATAACCGATGTATACACCAGCGTACAGATAATCATCTTTTACAGCGTATTTTTCAGatgataatattgttatgaatatgttgcttttaaaaattaacattttacaGAACGACACTGCCAGATCAATCCGAATATATAACGTCGTTGTACCCTCCACTTTCTCCAGCTTTACTTTCCCTGACAAACAAGTGGAATTGCAAGCATATCACTTATTTCTATGACATAACAGAAAGTAAGTTTCTTCGTGCTCGTTTTATATTACTCTTCCACGACAAATTGAACATTCCCGAATCTGGTTCACTGACGAATTCACGTAAATCGGTGACGGTGAAATTGTCTTTAGAATGTTGGTTGTATACACCTGGCTTGAGGTAGTACAAAacggaaaataaatattcaattttaggtTTGATCAAAATTTAACTTCAGTCTAAGTTCGAATGTTTTTCTAGTTCATTTAGGCCTGAACCAGCTACTCGATTATTCACTGGAATATAAGTTCAGTGTGAAAGTGCGAAATATGAAaggaaatcaaaatattttgccgCATTTGAGAGAAATTGCTACTTCTGAAGAACACGTCATTGTATTTGACGTCACAAAAAAATTATCGATAGCAATTTTAAATCAGGTAAACAAAAATTAGTGATTATGACTACCATAAATACCTagttcaaaatacaaaaaatatataatcaatACAATTGCATCATTCGGACGTCACAATGCTAAGATAACCTCTGCATTCATACTGTGACTACGATTTCTACTTTGAAGTATATTGTTTTTTGACAAGAACCCTCTTCTATACGAGAGTTAGGACATAAATAATAATCACCTAACTGTAAACTCATAAAGCTAACATTTCTCGTATTGATATTTTAGCTAGATTCTATTGGAATGCTGACTCCAGAATATCAATACATATTCACGGATTTGGTGAGTGCAATTCGACAAATAGTAAAATGAATTCGTAATTTGAGTGTTTTCATGTAGGATTAAAGCGATGATATTCTGAGATTGTTTCACAGCAACAGTGCTTGCATTTAATAGTTGCTCATTTATTTAGGGTGGTTTACGTGAcctctggtcggttacggcttcctctatcatccagtccatgcttccaaaaaacaaataactggctaacttttcctatacccgacttggactgataaccgaacgagaggccgtggttcgtcatatgattaagccgtcttatcggctttccttccccctgagataaatatgtaaatcctattctatcctatTTTTCCAttccaatattttaaaattcaattttcattatttaaaatcaaataaaacttaATTCGACTGAATATAACACTGTTATCTTTACAGGCATTAGCTGAGGAAGATTTGATACGATACACAACAGCTGGAgcaaatataacattattttcAATAACCAATAAACAAACTCGGGAATTTCAAACCTTTCTTATAAATTATAAGAAAACCACAGGTCTTAGTTCAATTACTGTGAGTATCCGCTATCACTTATACATATCTTCACTCTTGTACTGGACAGTTGAGACTAGTCAATTCTCTATCAGGAAACGTGTCACTGTCACTGCAtataaaaataccaacaaaacaTTCGCAGTTTGTTACATGGAATTTTAGCTTTActcattattggacacaaaatggacctatagatcgttttgttattacatTGTCGTTGATCATCATGTTGTTAGTATTCCTTTTTTTCTTCTCGTTGTGAAAAATTCCTTTTCTGATtaactactgaaccaattgcttgtGAACTTTCACTTTCactatttttcgctagaaggatattaattttatttatttcgaaaatttctgtgggccTCGTGAGATTCGTTtattgtgtgcgatgacgtcatcaaaaattgcgcaccttgtggcggttacGTTAGTCGTGAAATTTGTGCTTCTggctttcgtgttcatatatttgagcattgcccCCTAGTTCTTATAattgttgaatttttgaaatatttgttctTTATTTTCCTCAGTACGAAGGTGCTCTGATTTACGACGCTTTCAAGCTTTTGTATATTGGAATGAAGTCGATGTTAAACGACGGATATCCTGCACAAAATTTTGTCAAAGGCAATCTGAATAAACGTCGCTGCCGAGAATTACCTTCAAAGGCATTCCAAACTGGAATGGACATAAACCAAGCACTCAAAAAGGTATTAGTATGAACAAAATGGCATGTGTAGCGGCTTATACATTTTTACATGCCGCAGAATCTATAGGATCATCCGCAGTTGATGGTAAAATTTTTATATCGTGACAATGGAATGAGACAAATTAAAAGATATAAGTATCACTCATAAGCTATGACATTGGCACTATTCGAAATTATTCGTTAATTTCACTATATAGTTTCTTACATACTTTTTCTAGAAATTTCCTGATGTAATTGCGCTTACACGAATGTACAAAGTTGAAAGCAATCTGTGGGGTAAGAGTAATGCGTGTCACGTGAAAGTAAACACGAAATTACCATTTTAAACCATGTACTGTAGGAACTTCTCTGAATGAttgaaattttgcaataaatatattattacgtCGATAACCTCGGATTAAAGTCGCCAGTTTTACAGTTGTCTAATGCTGAGCATGGCTCGTGCATGTTGGTGACACAATAAACTGGAAAGAACAGTTGCAATCTACGCAAAAATTCTCATCAATACATGCATCAGATTACTCTTTTCTTTAAGTTAGTTATTGTTACAAATGCTATACACTATGGAATTAAATTTTATCCATTGTTATTTAGACGAAATTTCAAGGTGTCACCGGTCAAGTACAATTCGACAAATACGGACAGAGAGTAAATTATACGATACGAATATTATCAGTAGAAAGAACTGGGATTCAATCGACTGGATACTGGAAACACGACATAACATCAAATAAAACTCTTGGTTTTATTTATCTTAACAGAACCTTGGATCATGACAAAATATTGCAGAAGTACATGAACCAAACTATAATTGTAACAACGATTTTGGTTAGTCCAAATTACATAATCCATATTCATATTCCAACTGACCTTGTAGATAAGGTGAAACTTAATTACCGAAAACACTGTTCCTGTCCGCCTAAACGTGCCATCTCTCGTTGTCTAAGGTTTATTTCCTATGACTTCTACGGTAAATCAATATTTAGGGCATGCATGTTCACCTTGGCTAATATCGATCACGTAATTTTGGCAAAACTGGTTATATCGACAAGTTTGGCCTCCAAACGATGATAAATTACTAGGCACCACAGTTGATAAAACTTCAATCACATCACAGCAATTCGTTGCTTGAGACAACCATGTGTCATCGTATTCAATGTCTTTTTCGTGTGTAATATATCTTTAACAACCGATGCTCAAATCGCCTTGTCCCATCATCCTCTTTCTAATATGCGTTAATTTGTAGGAGGAACCATACGTTTCACTTAAAAAAGAATGGAAATCATTCCAAGGAAACGAAAAATATGAAGGATTTTGCGTCGATTTATTAAACGAAATTAGCAAGATCGTCCCGATGCAATACAAACTACGACCTGTGTTAGATGGACAATATGGAAGTAAAAACGAAGAAACTGGAATTTGGAATGGAATGATTGGGGAAGTAAAGTATAACGtgagtaatttaattttctccATGTTTCGAAATGTGCCAAGGACTAGATTTTACGTGGCGTTTATAATTGACTATGCAATtaacttattacttatcgattttaatcggtaagtatgttgataggtatttgtcggtctatctgtttgtctgtctgatAGATGCACGCGATACCTCACGAAAGCGtaattgaatctgctccagattttgcatgtgcattcatcatatctcggaccagaagcttattgattttggatgaattatgtcgtatacttagcgagttattaattaattagtgattggacacaaggtgtcactctggagtaagagcgctgttttgggggatccctaactttcgatcgataagtcttcggtctctgaccgatattctcgtttattaattaattaataacaagagagctatacTCAAATACATGGAAATGAACATCGAGTAACTAACCACGTTGTCACGCTggaataaaaagtgttcccctttaattaaaataaagggCAAAATATTGGGTACCAtgagactttgaaaaaataaaagtaatagcccccTAGCGACTTCAAACATTTCAagaactgaaaatttaaaatcgaaaataaaaataaaaaaattttcgaaaacaACAAGACCATCTTAACAAATAATTTAGCGAAAAGACCtataggtccacttcgtgtccataaAATTAATACGTTGATTAGATAAACGCATTGTCGAAGATTTTCTATTAAATCAATCATATAACTGATAATATATCATCTTCtaatttctattttcatttttaacagGTGGCTCATATGGCAGTAGCACCTCTCACAATTACTTCTGCGAGAGAAGCAGTTGTTGATTTTACAAAACCATTCATGTCACTAGGAATCAGTATCATGATAAAGAAACCAGAGAAAGAAAAACCTCATATTTTCAGGTAAATGATCAGATATTTGATTGTAGCGGTTTAAATTGTATAAAGCATTTATGCATAAATCATTATTATGCATTATAAAGCATTTTGTTAGTAACTAGTCAAAAATGTTCATCACTGTACTCTCAAGGCTGCGAGAAGCCAATAACGGAAATTTCGAAACTTTTGTATCAGTTAAATTAGAACAGTTAAATTAGATGtgagaaccttgggtgtcgctgctcgataaccagtttttgttttttcgcGGTTtctcttccccagtaaaactgtaaatatcattttcttaTAGTTTGTGTacaattttagatattttactggttggaaaatataaacttgacttgatttATTTGAATGAATATTCTCTTAATCGTTATACTTTCTTATACATTTACATAATATACGtgtttaatataataatatttcaccTTGGAATACGATATTATTCTACTAAATTTTGTTacttttattcatagttttcttGAACCGCTTGCGCCTGAAATTTGGATTTGCATTGTGTTTGCATACATCGGAGTTAGCGTTGTAATATTCATCATCTCAAGATTTAGTCCGTATGAATGGCACAGAGGTAAGGTTTAACATGAATCTGTGCGTAACaggcgggccacaacccggcccgctGCCACTTAGCGTGGCCTTGTACACACTCAGATATTTTCCCATCGAGCAaataatccgacagtttatgtttaaaagtCGCTCACAAGGGTAAAAATACGTAATATTTCTCCCCCTTGTTGCTGCGTTGAATCTTTCGCCATTTGCGCGGTGTCTTTATTCCTGAAAGGCTATAAGCAATAGCATTCTCTTTTCCCTTGTCTATATGGCCCACTGACAAAATGTTGAACGCCCCTACTTTAATTTAATCATAGTCCAAAGCTATTATCAAACAGATTATTACTAGCAATAATGAAATATTACTCCAAAATGAAGTATGGTTTTGATTCGATGGagagtcatttttattttttctattttcagcAAGTGTTTTGAGAACTAACGACGAAGAGGAAATCGAAAAGTCGGCTGATTTTGGAATTTTCAATAGTTTCTGGTTTTCTCTTGGTGCCATCATGCAACAAGGAGCTGACATTTCCCCGAAGTCTTTTTCTGGTAATCATATATACTTTTATAATGTCAAACTTAATGTCactttaatatttcataatgggtgttttctttatatttatgaGTATCACCACCCGTCGCCTGCTACAAACATCATACTTGGTttgaaacaacaacaaaaaaaagtttatcaTTTGCATTGCACTTATGCATTGCATTTGACTGTCGAATGAACAAATATCGTTTTAGATTCACAATTGGGAgactataataaataataatgaaaatattttaggtCGTCTTGTTGGAGGTGTTTGGTGGTTTTTCACATTGATTATTGTGTCGTCATACACTGCTAATTTGGCAGCTTTTCTAACTGTTGAACGAATGGGAACAACGATCAAAGGTGCTGAAGATTTAGCGTCACAAACAGAAATTCAATACGGTACTCTGGCCTCTGGCTCCACAGCTAGTTTTTTTAAGGTATTTCAAGAATTTGACATTCTGTGGTTATCAAATCATTTCCaattttggaataatttttaCAGCAATTTACGTTTCTTCATTATGATGTTACtctaatgaaaatattttgcttttacTCGATAGGAGATTAAAAAAGAGACTTTCCCATGGAAGTCGTTTCTTTgtaatagaatatttttactttGATATTAAAATAGCCTACTAGACTAGTATTCTGTGGAATGCAATTAAAGCTATTTCTTGCAAACGccagaaaatataaaatttattaatattcatatttctGACAATAAGCCATTGTCTTCAACTCCCTCTTATTAtataataagtatatatatgtataaattttCAATCCGACTATTTTCTTCGCAATTTTTTTATAAGCCAAATACAtatgtttatatttcaaatttcagtagaatttttcaatatattcgaCTTTGATTAGGTTCTCTACTTTTTACAGAACACTCCAATTGCCCTGTATGAAAAAATGTGGAATTATATGAAAAACAAGGAACCTTCTGTatttgtgaaaaacaataaagaaGGAATCGATCGAGTTAGGAACAGTGATGTAAGTATTAGTAAATAAAATCTAGAGATCTAGATTGTCGTTTCCACCTTTATCACCAAATGTATTGTGTACGTAAGCTGGAAACTGGAGTCAAAAGAGTCCATATTTTTACTGCCGGTTTACTGTTATACACACGATTTTCCTTTCAGGgtaaatatgcatttttgatggaGTCAACTCAAAACGACTACATGGCACAACGAAAGCCTTGCAATACAATGAAAGTTGGATCGAATATCGATAACAAAGGATATGGCATTGCGTTACCGAAAGGATCGCCGATATAGTTAGTCAAATATCactattttaatatatatatatatatattattatatctaTCATTTGGCATCTCATCAATTATGAGGAAATAATGTCAGCAATAGATTTAAGGGGTTTGGTAGATGGTGATTTAAATGGTTTTTAATAAAAGAAAACCACGCGGGATTTTCTTGGGCCAAGTAAATGAATTCTTACAATTTTTGCAGTTCTTCATTAGAAATTAACTGTATAAGCAGACACCAATATCAGTCACTGCGTTTGGGAAGGACCGGAATTGGCTCggcatggacctttccccgacctttaacccccgaaaaattcttcctatactttaccattgcaaaattttcggggctattttaagagtgcttttgcgagttggcgcctgtaaaatgggttaTGTGTTTAaaatcatcattatgattcatcgcatacaacaatatgttaaacgaggtaatgtttacgaccacgcttgaaaatctgtccgagtgagaaaagtgtctgagcggatgcgaaaagcgAGCGTTGTTACGTcaatttttgcatcttgctgattggctaatgtcacgaagtaaacaaggaagtcgatgctcggggaaaggtccattgcttTACAATTTATTATATTCTGTGTAAGGGGGTGGGGACTGTTGTAATTATTAATACGTTTACGTGTGAACATTCTCTTTGTTACCtctaaaacattttttcagtGATTCCATAAATTTGGCAATCCTAATTTTGCAAGAGAGAGGGaaccttcaaaaattgaaaaaattctggTGGTATGACAAAAGTCAATGTACAGACGCGGCACAGTCAAAATCGGTGGGTGGTTTttgtggttccattacatttgaacccacgtacatttgaacccatgacaattgaacctgtatgctattgcacctatggaatagcacccgcatatagattgaacccgtggatatacgcatgggttcaaatgtacatgggttcaaatgtacggtcaccggttcttgaatatatatatattgaaagtaCATGTATCATTTTTAATGTTGATTCAAAGTAATATATGGCAACTTGAATTGTAGGATAAGACCTCTGAACTGGGCCTGGCGAATGTTGCTGGAGTGTTTTATGTACTTTTGGGTGGAATTGTTTTTGCTTTATTTGTTGCATTGTTGGAATATGCCTACAAAGTTGCAAAACTGACTGCGAACAAAAAGAACAAGTTGAAAGCAAGTATGTATAATTAGAATTGAATCCTTTTCGTATTTATCATACTTAATATTTTTCACGTCGATTATTTTCCGCTCAATTCATTCGTTCGTAATTAGTGAAGAATAAATTCATAATCTAGCGAACCAACGAAATTAATTCAAACCCTTGTATTTTAAGAATGTAATAATTGTATGCATCTACTAACACGTTCTGCATCTTCCAAATCGTTCGCGTCCGAAAGATCCACGTCATgaagaaaatagaaaagaaagaaACAACTTTAATCAGGAACACATTGATATGTTATTCGTGGCAAATGTTATTTATGCAGTAAACATGgtgttcaatatatatatatatatgtgtgccGTTTGCTGATTCAGCAGTATATTgttgtttgtttaaaatttaaactCTAAATAGACAATGTCGCACAAAGCCTCTTCTGCTGATTGTTACTGATCAATAACATCACTGTAATCGCTGTTACTGTTATTTACATTACACTTCGTGTCAATAATAAATTCACCAATCATTTCATTCGACGATTGGTGCATTGGGTTCAGAGTTAGAAACACGCTTAATTACCCTGTGCGAGAAACATCCAAGGTGTGCGAGTCTCCTCGCTGCCGTGTGGTAATTTAACGCAAGCGCTGGTCGGTCTACGCATCTGTAACGAATACATGGTAAACCGTCACCCACACCCGACATGAAGCGGTAATCAACCGAGAGGCCATGGACAGATAATTAAGCCTTCTTGTAGGATTCTCgccccagggataaatatgagATCCTATTTCTAAGATTTCAATCTGGAAAAGGTTTTCCTTAGCGGTGCCGCTCAAGCTAACAATTTAGAGTAGCGGCCTGAAATATATACACAAGAAGAAGCTCATAGGTACTGAGAGAAACGAGTTCGCTGAAAATATCGTCGAACAAGCAATACGGAGTCGTTTGGACGATacggaataaaaaatattcctttTATTGCAGCTTTCTCGGGTCTTCTCCCCTAGGACCCaaagaaatttataaaaaaaaaatattacatagACTTTTACCCCCTCGAGTACTGAAAGTTTAAATTGTCTATTTTGTATTTCATCTCCATTTTGCAACGAGTCGAAATAGCAGACGACGCCATAACCTTTTTGGGCCAATAACAAGCCTACAACTCCACGTTTCAATGCGGAGTAGCCAAAATAAAAGTatgacacaaatatatataatataactaaCTCTGTATTACTACAAATTCGGTAAAAAAATTcatagaaaaataatttataaatataaaatactatgTTGTACCGTTTGGGTAAAATAGGTAACAAAAAGTGCAATtgtagggttcaatgaaaacgGAACACATCAAGAATTAACTTTCTTGTCAGGGTGATATCTATTGTATATCAGAAGGCATTGGCTCAATCTATAACTGTCAACTGAGTTTATACGAAATAATACTGCTATTAAATGTTAttatatgaataattttaaaaaacttcCCAAAACAGGACAGAAATTTTTCTTACATTTTCACT contains:
- the LOC120326272 gene encoding glutamate receptor 3-like, coding for MPDTFAIVSSLLSLLFILTVCVGQEYSSTGRQTVSLPVGTIFPKSIPEVESVFKFVLRNYNSRALSTGNVFGFNSPVLRFQAYLQNAQPNDSYGLVKEFCNHITQEAFAVLGRFEQNTKNVAKRYSESFNIPWISTGTTLPDQSEYITSLYPPLSPALLSLTNKWNCKHITYFYDITEIHLGLNQLLDYSLEYKFSVKVRNMKGNQNILPHLREIATSEEHVIVFDVTKKLSIAILNQLDSIGMLTPEYQYIFTDLALAEEDLIRYTTAGANITLFSITNKQTREFQTFLINYKKTTGLSSITYEGALIYDAFKLLYIGMKSMLNDGYPAQNFVKGNLNKRRCRELPSKAFQTGMDINQALKKTKFQGVTGQVQFDKYGQRVNYTIRILSVERTGIQSTGYWKHDITSNKTLGFIYLNRTLDHDKILQKYMNQTIIVTTILEEPYVSLKKEWKSFQGNEKYEGFCVDLLNEISKIVPMQYKLRPVLDGQYGSKNEETGIWNGMIGEVKYNVAHMAVAPLTITSAREAVVDFTKPFMSLGISIMIKKPEKEKPHIFSFLEPLAPEIWICIVFAYIGVSVVIFIISRFSPYEWHRASVLRTNDEEEIEKSADFGIFNSFWFSLGAIMQQGADISPKSFSGRLVGGVWWFFTLIIVSSYTANLAAFLTVERMGTTIKGAEDLASQTEIQYGTLASGSTASFFKNTPIALYEKMWNYMKNKEPSVFVKNNKEGIDRVRNSDGKYAFLMESTQNDYMAQRKPCNTMKVGSNIDNKGYGIALPKGSPIYDSINLAILILQERGNLQKLKKFWWYDKSQCTDAAQSKSDKTSELGLANVAGVFYVLLGGIVFALFVALLEYAYKVAKLTANKKNKLKAKCNNCMHLLTRSASSKSFASERSTS